GCGAGAACTCCAGAACACGGTCGTCTGGCTCAGCTGTGGCTTCGATCGACCGCCGTCGAGAGACGCGGTCGATCGCTTCCTCACCGACCTCGAACACGTCGTCGACGAGGTCTTCGACCGCCTCGTCGAGCAGGCCGCCTGCCGCGGCCTGCTCGACTTGACCTACTCCATCGATTCCACCGACGTGAGGACGATGCCCGCCGACCAAGACGCGTCGAAAGGCTACGATCCAACCGCCGAAGAGTACTACCACGGCTACGGCTGTACGATCGTCTCGACCGGGCAAAAGATCCCGATTGCCGCGGAGTTCACCGAGAGCAAGCAAGCGCCAGAGGAGACGGCGATGCGCGTCACGTGTGACGCGCTCGCCGTCGAGAAACCGATCTGGATGCTTGGAGACAGCGCCTACGACACGCTCGGCTGGCACGACCACCTGCTGGCCGCAGGGGTCGTGCCAGTCGCTCCGTACAACGCACGAAACACCGACGATCCGAAAGACATCGAGTACAGGGTCGAAGCCCGCATCGACGAACACAGCGAGGACGTTCAGCTGAAGCAATCGACGCTAGACGAGACGTACAACCGCCGGAGTGGAGTCGAACGAACCAACGACGCCGTCAAGGACTGCGGCCTCGGGCACGTTCGCGCCCGAGGCCGCGTCCACGCACGAGCACAAGTGTTCCTCGCGCTGTGCCTTCGTCTCGTTATTGCGATCACCAACGACGAACGCGGAGACAATCCAGGAAGCACCGTCATCACGCTATGAGAACTATTCTATGACACCCTCGGTGTAACGATATCATCAATGAGCTGCTTTGCCGTCACGAACTTGATGTGATCAAGCTCCGGGACACGTGTCGTGAGTTCATTGTTGACTGCTTGAATGTTCGGTTGGCGACCGTAGTACTCTATCGTGTCCTCAACCGGTGCAGCAGGTGTTGCCAATAACTCATCTGCATCAAACTGATAGATGAGTTTGTGTATCGCTTTTCGACTAGGAACAACAACCAACGCGACAGCCGTGGTCGCCCGAATATGTTTCAATTTAGTCAACAATTCTCTATTGTCTTCATCCTCAATGACACACCCGACGACGGCTATATTCGAGCATGACTCGCCAGTAAATCCAGCGAAATCGAACATGTAAATAGAGTCTGCCGATGGTTCTTTTTCGAGGTTTGGTGGTGATTGTGTTTTTGTTTCTCCTTCAGCTACTTGCGGTGAACCAATCACGTGTGGGGCACAAGCCCAATCAATCACCGGATGGGTAGCAAGCCAGTTACGGGCCTCACAAACGATTGTATTGTGCGCTGTGTGTTGAGCGAACGGAACAGACATTGGGAACTCAATTTCAGCCCACCGCGGTGGGTTAGACATATCCCACTTCGACATAAGGTTGAACCCATTGTCTGTGTGTCTAAACTGATCAAAGAACGCTTGTGTCACCGAGAGGACTTTCGCTCGGTATATTTGACCCTCTTTGAGCAAATTTGATTCACGAATCTGCGCTTCAGTAACACTGCCATTAAATCGACCCTCAGCGTTACAGAATTCTTGAATCGAGACTCTCTCACTTTCAGTTATATTCCTGAAGATCGGGTATCCAGGAAGCACTTGGTATTGTTGTAACCAAATGAGATGCGTGAATACATCGAATGCTTGTCTTTCGTCTGACCGGGCTGGTAAGTGACGAACGATCACGTCAGCTGCAGCAGACAACACGGTTGCTTCGCTGGTTTGCCGGATCGCAGCGCGGATTTCCTCTAACAGATCCTCAGTACCTCACAAAGCATCCTCGGCTAGCTGTTTCTGCGGCCTGAGTTCTGTGTCGAAGCGGTTGTACTGACGGTCTCGACGAGAGAATTACGGACGGATCGACGGAGAGCTGTCGCTGTCGGCGGCGGTCAGCCGCCGACGCGACAGCGTCGCCACTCACTCCGCTGGCTTGCTCGGTCGGTGGTTAGCGGTGGAATCGGTCGTCAGGTGGCCGATTCGCGGGGACGGCCCGACGCACCGCGAGGGCCGTCCACGCAGCTCGTCGAATCATATTGACGAACTCCTTGTACGGCCACCACCAGAGGCGACGCCCGCCTCGGCGGGGCGTCGCCACATACTCGTAGTGAAGGTACCGCCAGACGTTCTGTAAGAGGAGACTCACCACCACGTACAGCAGCCGTACCGTTGGATCTCGTGTTGTCGTTGTCGCTATCGCTTGCTCAAACAAGCGATAGCTTGACTCGATACCGAAGCGTTTCGAGTAGTGGTATCGAGCGTCCCGTGGTGAGTCGATGAACGGCGCGTCAGCGGCGTAGCCGTGACGCGCCACACCGTTCTCGTCATACTTCCCATTTAGGTACGTACAGTCGATGTAGACGGGAAAATCGACGGTCCAGCTGTGACCGTCGAGTTTCCCCGTCAGATCATGCTGAATGACGCGACTCCATCCTTCCGAGAGCTCTTGCTGAATCGCCTCACCCCACCGGATGATCGGGATCACGTACGCGTAATTGTGCGCCTGAAGCAGCGTGAGACACTTACTGTCGTAGAATCCGCGATCAAGGTAGACGGCCTTGACCCCGGCGTCAAGGCCGTCGAGGACACCGAAGAACTCAGCGAGGACACTACTTGCGGTATCGCCGTCTTTGAGACGGCGTACCGCCAGCGTGTAGCGTTTGTTCTTCACACGCGCGTAGAGTGTGGCATAGGCGTGGAACGCAGTGGTTCCACGCTTCGCTACCGAGTGATAGAGGCCGTCTGTGTCGTCTTCGTCACCGTAGTAGGGCCGCAGGTGGAGGTCTGCGCAGACCTCCACCTGTTCGGGGAGCAATTCATCGAGATCCTTTCGCAGGAGCGTGTTAGCGACTCGTTCGAGCCGTTCCGGCTCGAACTTCGTCCGAAGATGGTAGAGGACCGTGTTCCCAGCGGGTGAGTTCTGGCTCGACGCACAGAGCGTAGAGACAGAGGTCCCGTCGGCGCAAGCGCCGACGAGGACCTCATAGATGTCTTCAGCAGTGATTTCAGCGTTATTGGCTAACGAGAGCGAAACTTCCTCGTCAAGGCGGTTGACGAGAAAGTTAAGAAGCTGGTCCTCGTGGATCTCACCGTCTGCTTGTTTGGTTTTAGACACACCTTCAGCAAGCAGACGTTCTAACTAAGCGGCTTTGTGAAGTACTGAAAATACGCTGACCGTATTCTGTCGAAAAAAGCCTCTGATAAGGGCTTTAATAAAATGCTTGGACGGATGACCCTAGGAGTAGTCCTCGTTTTGGGTTCGTTGATCTTATACAATCTTGATATTGTCGGAAGTATAGTTTCGACGGTCGCCATGCTGGTTGGGTTCTATTTGTGCATCAAATACCTCCAAGAGACGTTGATCCGCGATTGGTTTAGAGTTGAGGGATCAAGTCGACCAGTAGCCTGGGACGTCGCAGCTCGTGGACCGTTACTTATCCTCCCGTTAATTCTTATGTCAGGGGATATCGGCAATTTCCGACTCATCTCTGGTATAGAAATCCTTGATATTCTGTTATTAGCACCATCAATAGTTGGTGCAAGCTATATATTCACGAAGAGAAGGGCAGTACGAAATTCGCTTCCTTTCTAAATCTTTGTTACTAAGATAGAGATTTCATATAATGGGGTCATCTGAGAGAGATTGTGTACAGTCGAGAGGAATTAGTAACAATAAGTCAAAAGCACCAAGAGTGGGTTATAGGGCACTTGAGGTAGGCTGCTCAGATCATTTCGTAGAGGCTATATTCTAAAATCGATCCCTCTGTTGCGACTGCCGAAGTGAGTCGTTCCACAGACCGCAATAGACGCTACGACCGCTAGAATTCCATTTATCGATCAACTATAGCCACCATAATCTCACAGACAATTCTTCGATAGGCATCATAAACTAGTCCAGAGAGATTGGCAAACCCAATCAGATGTATCGTTGCAGGTATCCAAAGCAGAAACAAATTCCCCGCTAGGGATTCGGGATTCATCTCTTGGGTCCCACCGTCTATGATGTGGTCTGATGAGACGATCAGCAGTGACTCAAAGATCCCCAATAACAGGTTAGATGACTCAGAAATCGATTCGAGATATTGACCGATACTGGTTAGATTATAGTATACTGTGTTGAATACGATAAAGATAACAACATATGCCATCACAAAGGCGACGATCGATATCTGCAACCGTCTCTTGATATCTACCTGTTTAAATTCGGAACCAGTAGGTAACGGACTCTGTGACGTATGGGTTCCAGAATACGGTGGCAGAAAGACTCCCTGTAATATATGGAAATTCTTCCGAACTAATTGGATTACTCGGATAGCAACGAATACACTAAATCCTAAGGAGAGTGCCCCAACATAGTACTGAAAATGAAGAAAGTAGATTGAGATTTGTCCTCCTTGATCTCCCAGCGACCACACTCTGTAGATCCAAAATAGATTTCGAGGGATTGCCACGAACACAAGCCAGATAGAAACGAACGTAAGAACGAGTGCGATTGGCTTGGAACCCGTTGAGATGGCTCTGGTGAATCGCCAGAAGGCGTTTGATTTCACGGTTTCACGGCTCGCTTGATGTTGTAGACCGCACACATCAGAACGATCTCACGAAATTCGCGGTACCACGCTCGGGCACGCACCGCGTGGCCGAGCGTTCGCTTAATCGTTGAAAAGACGGTCTCAGACAGCGCTCGTTGGCCGTACAGAGACTCATCGATGCGCGCGTTATGCGCGCAATCGACGGGTCGGAACTCACGGTGCTTGATCAGCGGTCTCACGCCTTCTTCGCGCAATTTCTCGCGTAATTGCATCCAATCGTAGCCTTTGTCGGCGGCGAGGCTGGCAATCTCGCCCGCGTTGCGGCGGGCGAGTTGCCAGCCGATCTGCGTGTCGTGACGTTTCTCGGTCGTACAGTGAACGTCGAGTACAGCTTGTGTTTGTGTATCGACGAGAGCGGTCGTTTTCAGTGTTTGAACGCGGTAATTCGTGCGGCGGCAGTAGTGCTTGCTGGCGGTTTCACGGTCGAAGAACGTCGCGTCCATCGCGGCGTGATCCGCGGTGTCGTGCAGCTGCGCCGAAAGGCGCAGCAGCACTCGCCAGATCTTCATCTGTAACCTGTCAAACGACTTTACTAGCGTCGAGTGATGCGGGAGATCGCCCTCTTCGAGGCCGATTTCGGCCAAAATATGTGGCATCTCGCTCAAGAGATCGAGCGCCTCGCGGTAGGATTTCTCTAGGTAAATCCGGAGACAGTGAAGCGAAACGACGGCGTAGTCGGCGAAGCCCCCACCCCCTTCGGGGGCGGCGGCTTCGCCTCGGCCACCAACAGCATTTTTAGCTAACGACACCGCCTTGCTCGTGAAGCGGGAGATCTTCGACATAGGCATCGACAGTCTCCCGCTTCAACTCCTTTGAACTGACGACCTATCCCGACGCAGTGTGGCGATTCACCAGAGCCGTTGAGATCAAGTTCTTGGTTTGTGCTCTCATCCTAACAGTATCGTCAAAATTCAGCTATATAATTAATACGTAACAAGACGATCAACGAGAGACGTTAAAATCCTTGGTCACACCTTTTTGATGTCGTTTTTGCATTAAACTGGTCGACTATCTACCATTAGTCAGAACGTCTAAAGTGTACCTTCTGTAGTCGCGGGGTGCTCTTAGTGCAGGTTGTCGACCACGACTCCCAGAAGTGCGTCGTCGTACTGAACACAGTCGACGCTTGAACAGTATCACAGTCACCCAGGTACATCCGGGGAGTACCATTAACAGGATACAGTGAAGAGCCGACAGTATGCAATCAGAAACTGAAATTATAGATGAAATGGAGACAGTCGAGGAGGGAAGTGAAGTACTCTGGAACGGGCGTAAACATACCCAGACCGTTGTCGACGTCGCTGAGAATTCGTTCGAGGTGGAAGGCAACCGAGGCGGCCACTATCGATTTGTTCCAACGGGCACTGATGGCCCATATCTCACGAACCTCAATAGCGGCAGAGACTATGATGTGGATGAATTCCACTTCATTCGGTGACCAGTGTCTCGGGAATCGACGCACCCTCGAATAGTCACTGGGCTCCGTCGACGATCTCAGGTCGGCGTGTTACTCGACTGGTGCAGACTACCTCCAGCAGCGCAACGAGGCGATCATCGGCCTCATGTACGACACCGGGCTCCGGGTCGGCGAACTGGTGGCCGTCGACGTGGATATGCTCAGAGAGGCCAACAGCGTACTGTATGTTCCGACTGAAATCCAGAAAGACTACCCGAACGACAACGAGCCCGCACCGGCGACGTTAGAGCTGGCCTCAGACGTTACACGGCTGCTGTCGTCGTACCTGAATAGTAGGTGGAAGGAATCGCCGGCGTTGTTCCCCTCACGGTCGAGCGACCGGATCACTACCCAGGGCGTACGGAACGCGATCTCGAAGGTTACTAAGGAGGCCGATGTCGAGCCGTATCTGGTCGACGGAACCCGTGGTGATCCGGGTGACGTGACGCCGCACGCGCTTCGTCACAGTGTCGCCTACCGGATGATGAACGCCGAAGAGGGTAACACGTTATACGACGTGCGGAACCGACTGCGGCACCGAAGCATCCAAACGACCGAGCAAGTCTACGACCATATTATTCGAGTATGAGTGACGACGATGATGTCGCCCCGAGAACCCACGTCCCGAGGGTCATTATCCCGGTTTCAAGACAACAAATGGCACTATGTCCCCGACGAACTTGTACAGACGATATCGCTGGGCCCTGGAGGTGATGGTGAGGACGGTCAGGACTGGGTGCTAACGTCCACGCCGAAGAAACGAGACCCAGACGACCGGGAGAAGGTACTCGTTCGGTTGACGCCCCGTGTGCTCCACGAGTTCTACATCGAAGTGAAAGACCTTGATGTTGGGACCCGGCAGATGGGCCACCGTGCCAAGTGTGATCTCTGCGGTAAGATGTGGTTTGGGAACGTCTGTGACGCAGTCGACGTAGAGTAAGACTACCGTGCCTCGACAGTTCTTTGTTCTGTATTACTGAATAGGTTATATAATTGAACAGTAGGTCTCAATATCACAGTGGTACGTTCATAGTTCAAATTATGTTGTTTACAATGAACTTATGACTGTAGTCTATGACAGAGAAAAACGACCCTAGACGCAGAGACGCAACGCGACGAGACATCGAGCGACTGGGGGTCGTGGGGACAACAGTCCGAGACCGTCTTCATGGGCGGCACACAGTGGGAGACCCACGATGGAAACATGGATGTGATTTATTCCTAAGGAGTTCCTCGATGAGACTACAGAACTGCACGTCGACTATCCCACCTTCACCAACCCTACATCAATGACTTCCCTTCCGTTTTTGTCGACAGACCAGCAGTCGACGGCGATCGCCCTTGTCATCGGCGTCAGCTACCTTCTTATACTGTACTTTCTTGCTCGCCGTGGCGGCTACGAACTCGCCGCAGACACCCCCCAGCAACGACTGCTATATCTCGTCTGGATCGGCTTCGGTCACCTACTCTTGGCTGCTGTGCCTGCTTATTTGCTCGTTGAATATAGCTTTGTTCTGCCGAGTGGTATCTTCGTTATGATCGCTGGCTACGCAGTCTCCGTAGAACTCGCTGGCAGTGCCGACAGCTCGCTTTCGATCTATGGTATGTTCTGGCTTGCCCCAATGGTCATTGTACTCATCGCTGCTGGAATCGAATATGTGCTCCGGTCGATTGTTCTCTCATACTAGGTGCATTCTTGTGTTTGACACACAATCGAGAAGCGACAACAGAGGGTCATCAATCGACTAAGTGTCGACAGAAACGTGGATCTATTCATATTCTAGATATGCTCTATTTTGAGGATACAAACATTGACGATAGAACCTGTATCATTTTCACCATGTCGCATATATTCTGTAGCACTACTGAGTAGTACGCCAAGATATGTTCTCTATTTATTAGTCTATTGTCAACATACCAATTATTTTGTGCAAATATTTACCCCGTTAACACGATGGTTAACAACGATTTGCAAACGACAAGACGACGGCTTCTTGCTGGAAGTAGTATCGGATTGGGTGCCACACTAGCAGGCTGTCTCGGCGGCAATGAGGATCGTAATAGTAGTTCCAATGGTGGTGGGGGTCAGGAGTACGAAGTAGGATACGACGACTCTCAGACGACCGTCAGTGCGTCGCAGTTCCCAACGGACGAACAGTTGTATATCTATTGTGTGCAGTCCGGCTGGATGAACTGGCCGTCGGTGATGGAAGCATTCAATCAACAGTACAATGTCGAAATCAACGACAACGATCGATCTTCGGGAGAAGCTCTCCAGGATGCCCGATCGAACGCACAGAATCCGACCCATTCAGCGTTCAACGGTGGCTACAGTTATGCCCTCCAAGCGATGAACGACGGGCTTACCCAATCGTACAAACCGGCGAACTGGGACAAAGTCCCTGACGATGCTAAAACAGAGAATGGCCACTGTACCGGGACGCGGAAAGTCACGACTGCCCTCACATACCGTCAAGACCTGTTCGATGAACGGGGGATCGACAAACCCGAAACGTGGGAGGATCTGCTCCACCCTGACATTATGCAGGACCTGGCGCTTCAGACCCCACAGGCTGCAGTCGGTCTCGCCGCGGCGCTGTCGATCAATAACGCTCGCGGTGGCTCCTTAGACAACGTCCAGCCAGTGGTCGACTATTACACCGAAATTCAGGAAGGTGGTGCAGAGTTCACTGACAACTTCCTCGCACAGTTCACCCGTGGCGAGTACGGATCGTTTATCCGCTACGACTACTCGGGGCTTGATTTGAAATACAATAACGATGATTTCGCTGAGGAGGATGTCGGTGTCGCTCTCTTGGGGGGCGAAAACGGCAATCAGGGCGCGTTCAATGCGCTGTACGGCTACGCCCTACTCGCAAACGCCCGAAACCCCGAGGCGGCGAAGCTGTTCATGGACTACGTCCTCTCCATAGAGGGCCAGCAGCATTTCACCGACGCCTACGTGCGACCGATCCGGGCTTCCGAGATGGAACTGCCCGACGAATTCCCCGACCAGAGCCGCTACGACGAGACGGAGTTCACTATCGACCAACAGACACTCGTCGAACAGCAAGAAGACGTTATCCAAGAGATCACGCGTGGCGCTGGCCTGTGAGCAATGAGCGTTGATGTAGACTCCGTTATGGGGCCCTTGGGTCGGCTGCCGAGTACAGCCAAGAACATCGTGTGGCCGCAATCGGAGCGGCAACGGGAGCGCCGTCGTATCGTTGGGCTCTGTCTGCCCTTTTTGATCCTGCTAGTATTTTCAGGAATTGTCCCGCTGACCGAGATGTTTCGGATCAGTTTTTCCGAGGCCCGGCTCGTCACCGAGGGGTTTACTGTCCAGTATTACGAGCAGCTCATCTTAGACCCTTACTACCGAACAATCGCGTTCAACACGCTCTGGTTCGGATTGGCAACAACAATCACGTCGATTGCGATTGCTGTCCCAGTGGCACAT
This sequence is a window from Halohasta litchfieldiae. Protein-coding genes within it:
- a CDS encoding extracellular solute-binding protein; translation: MVNNDLQTTRRRLLAGSSIGLGATLAGCLGGNEDRNSSSNGGGGQEYEVGYDDSQTTVSASQFPTDEQLYIYCVQSGWMNWPSVMEAFNQQYNVEINDNDRSSGEALQDARSNAQNPTHSAFNGGYSYALQAMNDGLTQSYKPANWDKVPDDAKTENGHCTGTRKVTTALTYRQDLFDERGIDKPETWEDLLHPDIMQDLALQTPQAAVGLAAALSINNARGGSLDNVQPVVDYYTEIQEGGAEFTDNFLAQFTRGEYGSFIRYDYSGLDLKYNNDDFAEEDVGVALLGGENGNQGAFNALYGYALLANARNPEAAKLFMDYVLSIEGQQHFTDAYVRPIRASEMELPDEFPDQSRYDETEFTIDQQTLVEQQEDVIQEITRGAGL
- a CDS encoding transposase, with the translated sequence MATETLALFEHLEFDFLEEFDVFAPARRGRTRDHHPPALFRAFLHCYYKNVYGIRPVTRELQNTVVWLSCGFDRPPSRDAVDRFLTDLEHVVDEVFDRLVEQAACRGLLDLTYSIDSTDVRTMPADQDASKGYDPTAEEYYHGYGCTIVSTGQKIPIAAEFTESKQAPEETAMRVTCDALAVEKPIWMLGDSAYDTLGWHDHLLAAGVVPVAPYNARNTDDPKDIEYRVEARIDEHSEDVQLKQSTLDETYNRRSGVERTNDAVKDCGLGHVRARGRVHARAQVFLALCLRLVIAITNDERGDNPGSTVITL
- a CDS encoding ISH3-like element ISHla1 family transposase; the encoded protein is MSKTKQADGEIHEDQLLNFLVNRLDEEVSLSLANNAEITAEDIYEVLVGACADGTSVSTLCASSQNSPAGNTVLYHLRTKFEPERLERVANTLLRKDLDELLPEQVEVCADLHLRPYYGDEDDTDGLYHSVAKRGTTAFHAYATLYARVKNKRYTLAVRRLKDGDTASSVLAEFFGVLDGLDAGVKAVYLDRGFYDSKCLTLLQAHNYAYVIPIIRWGEAIQQELSEGWSRVIQHDLTGKLDGHSWTVDFPVYIDCTYLNGKYDENGVARHGYAADAPFIDSPRDARYHYSKRFGIESSYRLFEQAIATTTTRDPTVRLLYVVVSLLLQNVWRYLHYEYVATPRRGGRRLWWWPYKEFVNMIRRAAWTALAVRRAVPANRPPDDRFHR
- a CDS encoding IS5-like element ISHli2 family transposase, with amino-acid sequence MSKISRFTSKAVSLAKNAVGGRGEAAAPEGGGGFADYAVVSLHCLRIYLEKSYREALDLLSEMPHILAEIGLEEGDLPHHSTLVKSFDRLQMKIWRVLLRLSAQLHDTADHAAMDATFFDRETASKHYCRRTNYRVQTLKTTALVDTQTQAVLDVHCTTEKRHDTQIGWQLARRNAGEIASLAADKGYDWMQLREKLREEGVRPLIKHREFRPVDCAHNARIDESLYGQRALSETVFSTIKRTLGHAVRARAWYREFREIVLMCAVYNIKRAVKP
- a CDS encoding tyrosine-type recombinase/integrase — protein: MGSVDDLRSACYSTGADYLQQRNEAIIGLMYDTGLRVGELVAVDVDMLREANSVLYVPTEIQKDYPNDNEPAPATLELASDVTRLLSSYLNSRWKESPALFPSRSSDRITTQGVRNAISKVTKEADVEPYLVDGTRGDPGDVTPHALRHSVAYRMMNAEEGNTLYDVRNRLRHRSIQTTEQVYDHIIRV